From Hemiscyllium ocellatum isolate sHemOce1 chromosome 40, sHemOce1.pat.X.cur, whole genome shotgun sequence, one genomic window encodes:
- the LOC132834483 gene encoding ciliary neurotrophic factor-like, translating into MAMAMGARPLLGTARVRRNMLGEDLTKCVQLAKNLRPKSECTLRLYDQCQGLTEKVTGNLSLSETDGIPLAGTSRWSELSDQERLNQNFRAYKIFSTYLRLYLNNVPACGQYSRLPDSIRELCTQTESFVVRISQLMVDMGLPVPSIRVPNVDTPKDWDRKVWGHHLLLELSNWSLRSVRDFSKLKTNLSSNRARPNQLRGVQLR; encoded by the exons ATGGCGATGGCAATGGGAGCCCGGCCGTTGCTGGGAACAGCCCGGGTTCGCAGGAACATGCTAGGCGAAGATTTAACGAAATGCGTTCAGCTGGCCAAGAACCTGCGACCCAAATCCGAGTGCACTCTCCGGTTATAC GACCAGTGTCAGGGGTTGACAGAGAAAGTGACTGGTAACCTGAGCCTGTCTGAGACCGACGGCATCCCCCTGGCAGGCACCAGTCGCTGGAGTGAGCTTTCCGACCAGGAGCGCCTCAATCAGAACTTCCGTGCCTACAAGATCTTCAGCACTTACCTGCGGCTGTACCTGAACAACGTTCCGGCCTGTGGGCAGTACTCACGCCTGCCGGACTCCATCAGGGAGCTCTGCACGCAGACGGAGAGTTTCGTGGTGAGAATCAGCCAGCTGATGGTGGACATGGGGCTGCCCGTGCCCTCAATCAGAGTGCCCAACGTTGACACCCCCAAGGACTGGGATAGGAAGGTCTGGGGCCATCATCTCTTGCTGGAACTCAGTAACTGGTCGCTGCGTTCTGTGCGTGACTTCAGCAAACTGAAGACCAACCTCTCGTCCAACCGAGCACGCCCGAACCAGCTGAGGGGGGTGCAGCTGAGGTAA